Proteins encoded within one genomic window of Streptomyces sp. NBC_00523:
- a CDS encoding Gfo/Idh/MocA family protein, translating into MTSLPPAATPVPIVLAGARGHGRWHLANIRRLQHQGLVRLAGVCELTPLDGTELAAFADEPPEQSADFGALLDSTGARAAVVCTPIQTHTALALTAAGRGVHLLLEKPPAATRADFDRIRDGVRDAGTACQVGFQSFGSHAVPAIRELVATGAIGTVRGYAAAGAWVRDDAYYRRAPWAGRRRIGDTEVVDGVLTNPLAHAVATALELAGTTAEDVTAIDTELFRAHDIEADDTSCVRVTTASGPPVTAAVTLCAEQAGEPYVVVHGDRGRITFWYKQDRVLVQRAGHGPVETVHGRTDLLENLVAHLTEGAPLLVPPERTGAFMEVVEAVRTAPEPRPLPSDAWHTAPVPGTGATRRVVRGIDALVASGAETLALFSELGAPWARSEVTSS; encoded by the coding sequence ATGACCTCGCTGCCCCCCGCCGCCACGCCCGTCCCGATCGTCCTCGCGGGCGCCCGGGGCCACGGCCGCTGGCACCTCGCCAACATCCGCCGCCTCCAGCACCAGGGCCTCGTCCGCCTCGCCGGCGTCTGCGAGCTCACCCCGCTCGACGGCACCGAGCTGGCCGCCTTCGCGGACGAACCCCCCGAGCAGTCTGCCGACTTCGGCGCCCTCCTGGACTCCACCGGGGCCCGGGCCGCGGTCGTCTGCACCCCCATCCAGACCCACACCGCGCTCGCCCTGACCGCCGCCGGGCGCGGCGTGCACCTCCTCCTGGAGAAGCCGCCCGCCGCCACCCGCGCCGACTTCGACCGCATCCGCGACGGGGTGCGCGACGCGGGCACCGCCTGCCAGGTGGGCTTCCAGTCCTTCGGCTCGCACGCCGTCCCCGCCATCCGGGAACTCGTCGCCACCGGAGCCATCGGCACCGTCCGGGGGTACGCGGCGGCGGGCGCCTGGGTCCGCGACGACGCCTACTACCGGCGGGCGCCCTGGGCCGGGCGGCGCCGCATCGGGGACACCGAGGTGGTCGACGGCGTCCTTACCAACCCCCTCGCCCACGCCGTCGCCACGGCCCTCGAACTCGCCGGGACCACTGCCGAGGACGTCACCGCCATCGACACCGAGCTCTTCCGGGCCCACGACATCGAGGCCGACGACACCTCCTGCGTCCGCGTCACCACCGCGTCCGGGCCGCCCGTCACCGCCGCCGTCACCCTCTGCGCGGAGCAGGCGGGGGAGCCGTACGTCGTCGTCCACGGCGACCGCGGCCGCATCACCTTCTGGTACAAGCAGGACCGCGTCCTCGTCCAGCGCGCGGGCCACGGCCCCGTGGAGACCGTGCACGGGCGCACCGACCTCCTGGAGAACTTGGTCGCCCACCTGACCGAGGGCGCCCCGCTCCTCGTACCGCCGGAGCGCACCGGCGCCTTCATGGAGGTCGTGGAGGCGGTACGGACCGCGCCCGAACCACGCCCCCTGCCGTCCGACGCCTGGCACACCGCCCCCGTGCCCGGCACCGGGGCCACCCGCCGGGTGGTGCGCGGCATCGACGCCCTGGTCGCGTCCGGCGCCGAAACCCTCGCCCTCTTCTCCGAACTCGGCGCCCCCTGGGCCCGCAGCGAGGTGACCTCCTCATGA
- a CDS encoding carbohydrate ABC transporter permease, with protein sequence MTAALAEKNGTRAARPAAPEGPPPAAPRRGSGRERAFDDVPRWQIYVPLGLYLVFTLVPFYWMFLFAVRPAGSTSLVPWPMTGEHFSKVWNERSFAVFFQNSMIVGVCTLVATTLVALAGGYALARFDFRIKNGFMLALLCSQFIPGALMLVPLFEIFKNLQMINSLGSVVIAETVFQLPLSIILISGFIKNVPPSLEEAAWVDGCSRFRAFCAVVLPLLRPGLIAVGSFAFVHSWNHFLFALMFLSEQDKQTIPVGLNTLIGADSVDLGALAAGGVIAAVPVVIVFAFIQKWLITGFSAGAVKG encoded by the coding sequence GTGACTGCCGCACTCGCCGAGAAGAACGGCACCCGTGCCGCACGGCCGGCCGCCCCCGAGGGCCCGCCGCCCGCCGCGCCCCGCCGCGGGTCAGGACGCGAACGCGCCTTCGACGACGTACCGCGCTGGCAGATCTACGTACCGCTGGGCCTCTACCTGGTCTTCACGCTCGTCCCGTTCTACTGGATGTTCCTCTTCGCCGTACGGCCCGCGGGCTCCACCTCGCTGGTGCCGTGGCCGATGACCGGGGAGCACTTCTCCAAGGTCTGGAACGAGCGCAGCTTCGCCGTCTTCTTCCAGAACAGCATGATCGTCGGCGTCTGCACCCTGGTCGCCACGACCCTCGTCGCCCTGGCCGGCGGCTACGCCCTCGCCCGGTTCGACTTCAGGATCAAGAACGGCTTCATGCTGGCGCTGCTCTGCTCGCAGTTCATCCCCGGCGCGCTGATGCTCGTCCCGCTCTTCGAGATCTTCAAGAACCTCCAGATGATCAACTCCCTGGGGAGCGTGGTCATCGCCGAGACGGTCTTCCAGCTGCCGCTCTCCATCATCCTGATCAGCGGATTCATCAAGAACGTGCCCCCTTCGCTGGAGGAGGCCGCCTGGGTGGACGGCTGCTCGCGCTTCCGGGCCTTCTGCGCGGTCGTGCTGCCGCTGCTGCGCCCCGGGCTCATCGCCGTCGGCTCGTTCGCCTTCGTGCACAGCTGGAACCACTTCCTGTTCGCGCTGATGTTCCTCAGCGAGCAGGACAAGCAGACGATCCCGGTCGGCCTGAACACCCTCATCGGCGCGGACAGCGTCGACCTGGGCGCGCTCGCCGCGGGCGGGGTGATCGCCGCGGTGCCCGTGGTGATCGTCTTCGCCTTCATCCAGAAGTGGCTGATCACCGGCTTCAGCGCCGGCGCCGTGAAGGGGTGA
- a CDS encoding carbohydrate ABC transporter permease has translation MAQASAAATPPKVPRRRSASPRRLPYLLIAPAGLLMLGFIAYPVISVFYYSLQNYNVTKPWRNGFAGLDNFTRIFTEDDQFWTTLGFSAQWVFVQVALQLTLGLALALIVNQTFIGRGISRAMVFSPWAVSGVLTSTIWILLYNSSTGFSRYLADAGIGDYGTSVLSDTGTVFWAATVAELWRGVPFFAILILADLQSVSKELYEAAAVDGAGRLRQFFHITLPHLRDAIILSTLLRGVWEFNNVDLLYTLTGGGPAGETTTLPLYVANTGIEGHDFGYASALTTVAFVILLFCSIVYLRLSKFGGDHK, from the coding sequence ATGGCCCAAGCCTCCGCCGCGGCCACACCGCCCAAGGTGCCCCGGCGCCGCTCCGCGAGCCCCCGCCGGCTGCCGTATCTGCTGATCGCCCCCGCGGGGCTGCTGATGCTCGGCTTCATCGCCTACCCGGTGATCAGCGTCTTCTACTACAGCCTGCAGAACTACAACGTCACCAAACCCTGGCGGAACGGCTTCGCCGGCCTCGACAACTTCACCCGCATCTTCACCGAGGACGACCAGTTCTGGACGACCCTCGGCTTCAGCGCCCAGTGGGTCTTCGTGCAGGTCGCGCTCCAGCTCACGCTGGGGCTCGCGCTGGCCCTGATCGTCAACCAGACCTTCATCGGCCGGGGCATCTCCCGCGCCATGGTCTTCTCGCCGTGGGCCGTCTCCGGGGTGCTGACCAGCACCATCTGGATCCTGCTCTACAACTCCTCGACCGGCTTCAGCCGCTACCTCGCGGACGCCGGGATCGGCGACTACGGCACCTCGGTGCTCTCCGACACCGGCACCGTCTTCTGGGCCGCGACCGTCGCCGAACTCTGGCGCGGCGTACCCTTCTTCGCCATCCTCATCCTCGCCGACCTCCAGTCCGTCTCCAAGGAGCTGTACGAGGCGGCCGCCGTGGACGGCGCCGGACGGCTGCGGCAGTTCTTCCACATCACCCTGCCCCACCTGCGCGACGCGATCATCCTGTCCACGCTGCTGCGCGGGGTCTGGGAGTTCAACAACGTCGACCTGCTCTACACCCTCACCGGCGGCGGACCGGCCGGCGAGACCACCACGCTGCCGCTCTACGTCGCCAACACCGGCATCGAGGGCCACGACTTCGGCTACGCCTCCGCGCTCACCACCGTCGCCTTCGTGATCCTCCTCTTCTGCTCGATCGTCTATCTGCGCCTGAGCAAGTTCGGAGGCGACCACAAGTGA
- the araD gene encoding L-arabinonate dehydratase has protein sequence MTARIAPEELRSHQWYGTDGLRSFSHRARTRQLGYLPEEHLGKPVVAILNTWSDINPCHVHLRDRAQAVKRGVWQAGGFPLEFPVSTLSETFQKPTPMLYRNMLAMETEELLRSYPVDGAVLLGGCDKSTPALLMGAASVDLPAVFVPAGPMLPGHWRNEVLGSGTDMWKYWDDKRAGLIGDCEMGELENGLARSPGHCMTMGTASTLTAAAEALGVTVPGASSIPAVDSGHDRMAAASGLRIVELVWQQRKLSQILTAEAYEDAVATVLALGGSTNAVIHLIAMAGRSGIKLTLDDFDRIARTVPVLANLRPGGKYLMEDFHFAGGLPGFLARLTDVLHLDRPTVAHDTLRAQLDGALVHNDDVIRKRSNPLADEGGVAVLRGNLCPDGAVIKHIAAEPHLLRHTGPAVVFDDYQEMQRTINDPALALSPDHVLVLRNAGPKGGPGMPEYGMLPIPDYLLKQGVRDMVRLSDARMSGTSYGACVLHIAPESYVGGPLALVRTGDLVTLDVEARLLNLDVSDEELARRRAEWTPPPVRYERGYQALYQDQITQADTGCDFAFLARPGEVPDPYAG, from the coding sequence ATGACCGCCCGCATCGCCCCCGAGGAACTGCGCAGCCACCAGTGGTACGGCACCGACGGGCTCCGCTCCTTCAGCCACCGCGCCCGCACCCGCCAGCTCGGCTACCTCCCCGAGGAGCACCTCGGCAAGCCGGTCGTGGCCATCCTCAACACCTGGTCGGACATCAACCCCTGCCACGTACACCTGCGCGACCGGGCGCAGGCCGTGAAGCGCGGGGTCTGGCAGGCGGGCGGCTTCCCGCTGGAGTTCCCGGTCTCCACGCTCTCGGAGACCTTCCAGAAGCCGACCCCGATGCTCTACCGGAACATGCTGGCGATGGAGACCGAGGAGCTGCTGCGCTCCTACCCGGTCGACGGGGCGGTGCTGCTCGGCGGCTGCGACAAGTCCACCCCGGCCCTGCTGATGGGCGCCGCGTCCGTGGACCTGCCGGCCGTCTTCGTGCCGGCCGGGCCGATGCTGCCGGGGCACTGGCGCAACGAGGTCCTGGGCTCCGGCACCGACATGTGGAAGTACTGGGACGACAAGCGCGCCGGGCTCATCGGCGACTGCGAGATGGGCGAGCTGGAGAACGGCCTCGCCCGCTCGCCCGGCCACTGCATGACCATGGGCACCGCCTCCACCCTCACCGCCGCCGCCGAGGCGCTCGGCGTCACCGTCCCCGGTGCCTCCTCGATCCCCGCCGTCGACTCCGGCCACGACCGGATGGCCGCCGCCTCCGGCCTCCGGATCGTCGAACTGGTGTGGCAGCAGCGGAAGCTGTCGCAGATCCTCACGGCCGAGGCGTACGAGGACGCCGTGGCGACCGTCCTCGCGCTCGGCGGGTCCACCAACGCCGTCATCCACCTCATCGCGATGGCCGGACGCTCCGGGATCAAGCTCACCCTGGACGACTTCGACCGCATCGCCCGCACCGTCCCGGTCCTCGCCAACCTGCGCCCCGGCGGCAAATACCTGATGGAGGACTTCCACTTCGCCGGCGGGCTCCCCGGCTTCCTGGCCCGGCTCACCGACGTACTGCATCTGGACCGGCCCACGGTCGCGCACGACACCCTGCGCGCCCAGCTCGACGGGGCGCTCGTGCACAACGACGACGTCATACGGAAGCGCTCCAACCCGCTCGCGGACGAGGGCGGCGTGGCGGTGCTGCGCGGCAACCTCTGCCCGGACGGCGCCGTCATCAAGCACATCGCCGCCGAACCGCACCTGCTGCGCCACACCGGGCCCGCGGTCGTCTTCGACGACTACCAGGAGATGCAGCGCACCATCAACGACCCGGCGCTCGCGCTCAGCCCCGACCATGTGCTCGTGCTGCGCAACGCCGGGCCCAAGGGCGGTCCGGGGATGCCCGAGTACGGCATGCTGCCCATCCCCGACTACCTGCTCAAGCAGGGGGTACGGGACATGGTCCGGCTCTCCGACGCCCGGATGAGCGGCACCAGTTACGGCGCTTGCGTGCTGCACATCGCGCCCGAGTCGTACGTCGGCGGGCCGCTCGCCCTCGTCCGCACCGGTGACCTCGTCACCCTGGACGTCGAGGCGCGGCTGCTGAACCTCGACGTGTCCGACGAGGAACTGGCGCGCCGCCGCGCCGAGTGGACCCCGCCGCCCGTCCGCTACGAGCGCGGCTACCAGGCGCTCTACCAGGACCAGATCACCCAGGCCGACACCGGCTGCGACTTCGCCTTCCTGGCCCGGCCGGGAGAAGTGCCCGACCCGTACGCCGGCTGA
- a CDS encoding dihydrodipicolinate synthase family protein: MDLTPLKAALADVVAIPVTPFAGDGSIDTTAHRALLRRLLDGGVRIVTPNGNTGEFYALTPEERRTVTELTVEEAGGRATVLVGVGHDVPTAVAAAEHARDAGAEMVMVHQPVHPYVSQDGWIDYHRAIAEAVPGLGVVPYIRNPHLDGACLAVLADSCPNVIGVKYAVPDAARFAAFARDAGLDRFVWVAGLAELYAPAYFSAGATGFTSGLVNVAPGVSLAMLEALRAGDHPAAMKVWEQIRRFEELRADRQSANNVTVVKEALAALGLCDRAVRPPSRVLPEAQRAEVADQIAGWSI; the protein is encoded by the coding sequence ATGGACCTCACCCCGCTGAAGGCGGCCCTCGCAGATGTCGTGGCGATCCCGGTGACCCCGTTCGCCGGGGACGGATCCATCGACACGACGGCGCACCGCGCCCTGCTGCGGAGACTGCTCGACGGCGGCGTGCGCATCGTCACCCCGAACGGCAACACCGGGGAGTTCTACGCGCTCACCCCCGAGGAGCGGCGCACCGTCACCGAGCTGACCGTCGAGGAGGCCGGCGGCCGCGCCACGGTCCTGGTCGGCGTCGGACACGACGTGCCGACCGCCGTCGCCGCCGCCGAGCACGCCCGGGACGCCGGGGCCGAGATGGTGATGGTCCACCAGCCCGTCCACCCGTACGTCTCGCAGGACGGCTGGATCGACTACCACCGGGCCATCGCGGAGGCCGTGCCCGGGCTCGGGGTCGTCCCGTACATCCGCAACCCGCACCTGGACGGCGCCTGCCTGGCCGTCCTCGCCGACAGCTGCCCCAACGTCATCGGCGTCAAGTACGCGGTGCCGGACGCGGCCCGCTTCGCCGCCTTCGCCCGCGACGCCGGTCTTGACCGCTTCGTCTGGGTCGCCGGGCTCGCCGAGCTGTACGCCCCGGCCTACTTCTCGGCGGGCGCCACCGGCTTCACCTCCGGGCTCGTCAACGTGGCGCCCGGCGTCTCGCTGGCCATGCTGGAGGCGCTGCGGGCCGGCGACCATCCGGCCGCCATGAAGGTCTGGGAGCAGATCCGCCGCTTCGAGGAGCTGCGCGCCGACCGGCAGTCCGCCAACAACGTCACCGTCGTCAAGGAGGCCCTGGCCGCGCTCGGGCTGTGCGACCGCGCGGTGCGCCCGCCCAGCCGGGTGCTGCCCGAGGCCCAGCGCGCCGAGGTCGCCGACCAGATCGCCGGGTGGTCCATATGA
- a CDS encoding GntR family transcriptional regulator: MTFAPTPIPSRTQYVLEAIKHAILTAQLRPGQALVETELAAQFGVSKTPVREALKTLAGTGLVVMSQYKGATVRLVDAAMAREVYDVRLLLEPEALRRSITRKASLDAAQEALERADSAGDKADRSLANRDFHRALYLPCGNPLLARMLDEVRDQAALVSTVAWSAIPSWEREAAEHREILRLALADDADAAAGALHDHIASFVRRAFPDDEDGGDAA; encoded by the coding sequence ATGACCTTTGCGCCCACCCCGATTCCGTCCCGCACCCAGTACGTGCTGGAGGCGATCAAGCACGCGATCCTCACGGCACAACTGAGGCCGGGGCAGGCGCTCGTGGAGACCGAGCTCGCCGCGCAGTTCGGGGTCTCCAAGACCCCCGTCCGCGAGGCGCTGAAGACCCTCGCCGGCACCGGACTCGTCGTCATGAGCCAGTACAAGGGCGCCACCGTCCGGCTGGTCGACGCGGCCATGGCCCGCGAGGTCTACGACGTACGGCTGCTGCTCGAACCGGAGGCGCTGCGCCGCTCGATCACCCGCAAGGCGTCGCTCGACGCGGCGCAGGAGGCCCTGGAGCGGGCGGACTCGGCGGGCGACAAGGCCGACCGCTCGCTCGCCAACCGGGACTTCCACCGGGCGCTCTATCTGCCCTGCGGCAACCCGCTGCTCGCCCGGATGCTGGACGAGGTCCGCGACCAGGCGGCGCTGGTCTCCACGGTCGCCTGGTCGGCGATCCCGTCCTGGGAGCGGGAGGCGGCCGAGCACCGGGAGATCCTGCGGCTCGCGCTCGCCGACGACGCGGACGCGGCGGCCGGGGCCCTGCACGACCACATCGCGTCGTTCGTCCGCCGCGCCTTCCCCGACGACGAGGACGGGGGCGACGCGGCGTGA
- a CDS encoding MFS transporter — protein sequence MAVGRVLRNRTAGVFLAAVVVSGFGSSAMRLAAGIWVKSLTGSDSLAALALFAVWLPVLFGPPLGAVADRLPRKPLLVGTNVVLAALMAALALLGAEGRVWLLFTVLLLYGCLSVLMDSAESAVVAGAVPAALLGDFNGLRMMANEGMKLVAPLTGAGLYARFGGGAVALLDAVSFALAAGLYALLRVRRTARPARMGPGGWTAGLRQLWGSPVLRPLVLAASATMLCAGLNGATLYAVVDGTLGHSPAYAGVLSVAQGLGSVTVGLFAGALMRRLPGRVFGAAGIAVFGVAVALRAVPSDAMALTACALIGVGLPCVLIAALTAVQRETPDAVLGRTAATADTLIMSPNAVALGIGAGLVARVDVTVLLPLVGAGAVLTAGLLLAAGRRERVVPGGPPVSAEA from the coding sequence ATGGCGGTGGGTCGGGTGCTACGGAACCGGACGGCGGGGGTGTTCCTCGCGGCGGTCGTGGTCTCGGGATTCGGCAGTTCGGCGATGCGACTGGCGGCCGGGATCTGGGTCAAGTCGCTGACGGGATCGGACTCCCTGGCGGCGCTCGCCCTGTTCGCGGTCTGGCTGCCGGTCCTGTTCGGCCCGCCGCTCGGGGCGGTGGCGGACCGGCTGCCGCGCAAGCCGCTCCTGGTGGGCACGAACGTCGTCCTGGCGGCCCTGATGGCGGCGCTCGCGCTCCTGGGCGCGGAGGGGCGCGTCTGGCTGCTGTTCACGGTGCTGCTGCTGTACGGGTGCCTCTCGGTGCTGATGGACTCGGCGGAGTCGGCCGTGGTGGCGGGGGCGGTTCCGGCCGCGCTGCTCGGCGACTTCAACGGGCTGCGGATGATGGCGAACGAGGGCATGAAGCTGGTCGCCCCGCTGACCGGCGCCGGGCTCTACGCCCGCTTCGGGGGCGGCGCGGTGGCGCTCCTGGACGCGGTCTCCTTCGCCCTGGCGGCCGGTCTCTACGCGCTGCTGCGGGTACGCCGGACGGCCCGGCCCGCCCGTATGGGGCCGGGTGGCTGGACGGCCGGGCTGCGGCAGCTGTGGGGGTCGCCGGTGCTGCGCCCCCTGGTCCTCGCCGCCTCCGCCACGATGCTGTGCGCCGGGCTCAACGGGGCGACGCTGTACGCCGTCGTGGACGGCACCCTCGGCCACTCCCCCGCGTACGCCGGGGTGCTGTCGGTCGCCCAGGGGCTCGGATCCGTCACGGTCGGGCTGTTCGCGGGCGCGCTGATGCGCCGGCTGCCGGGGCGGGTGTTCGGGGCGGCCGGGATCGCGGTGTTCGGGGTCGCGGTGGCGCTGCGGGCCGTGCCGTCCGACGCGATGGCGCTCACCGCGTGCGCGCTCATCGGGGTGGGCCTGCCGTGCGTGCTGATCGCCGCGCTGACGGCGGTGCAGCGGGAGACCCCGGACGCGGTCCTGGGCCGCACGGCCGCGACCGCCGACACCCTGATCATGTCGCCGAACGCGGTGGCGCTGGGCATCGGCGCGGGGCTGGTGGCGCGGGTGGACGTCACGGTGCTGCTGCCGCTGGTGGGCGCGGGGGCGGTCCTGACGGCGGGGCTGCTGCTGGCCGCGGGCCGCCGGGAACGGGTGGTTCCGGGCGGCCCGCCGGTCTCAGCCGAGGCGTGA